In the genome of Muntiacus reevesi chromosome 5, mMunRee1.1, whole genome shotgun sequence, one region contains:
- the B3GALT2 gene encoding beta-1,3-galactosyltransferase 2, translating into MLQWRRRHCCFAKMSWNAKRSLFRTHLIGVLSLVFLFAMFLFFNHHDWLPGRAGFKENPVTYTFRGFRSTKSETNHSSLRNIWKETVPQTLRPQTATDPNNTDLSVQGVTGLENTLGANGSIYNEKGTGHPNGYHFKYIINEPEKCQEKSPFLILLIAAEPGQTEARRAIRQTWGNESLAPGIQITRIFLLGVSIKSSGYLQRAILEESRQYHDIIQQEYLDTYYNLTIKTLMGMNWVATYCPRIPYVMKTDSDMFVNTEYLIHKLLKPDLPPRHNYFTGYLMRGYAPNRNKDSKWYMPPDLYPSERYPVFCSGTGYVFSGDLAEKVFKASLSIRRLHLEDVYVGICLAKLRIDPVPPPNEFVFNHWRVSYSSCKYSHLITSHQFQPSELIKYWNHLQQNKHNACANAAKEKAGRYRHRKLH; encoded by the coding sequence ATGCTTCAGTGGAGGAGGAGACACTGCTGCTTTGCAAAGATGAGCTGGAATGCCAAGAGGTCCCTGTTTCGGACCCATCTTATTGGTGTACTTTCTCTCGTGTTTCTTTTtgctatgtttctgtttttcaatcaTCATGACTGGCTGCCGGGCAGAGCTGGATTCAAAGAAAACCCTGTGACGTACACTTTCCGTGGGTTTCGTTCTACAAAAAGTGAGACAAATCACAGTTCTCTTCGGAACATTTGGAAAGAAACTGTCCCTCAGACCCTGAGGCCTCAAACAGCAACTGACCCCAACAACACGGATCTGTCAGTGCAAGGAGTTACAGGGCTGGAGAACACGCTTGGTGCCAACGGAAGCATTTACAATGAGAAAGGTACTGGACACCCAAATGGTTACCATTTCAAATACATCATCAATGAACCTGAAAAGTGCCAGGAGAAAAGCCCCTTTTTAATACTACTTATCGCTGCGGAACCTGGACAAACAGAAGCCAGACGAGCTATTCGGCAAACATGGGGCAATGAGAGTCTAGCACCTGGTATTCAAATCACAAGGATTTTTCTTTTAGGCGTAAGTATTAAATCAAGTGGCTACCTTCAACGTGCAATATTGGAAGAAAGCAGACAGTACCACGACATTATCCAACAGGAATACTTAGACACATACTATAATCTGACCATTAAAACACTCATGGGCATGAACTGGGTTGCAACATACTGTCCGCGGATTCCttatgtaatgaaaactgacagtGACATGTTTGTCAATACCGAGTATTTAATACATAAGTTATTGAAGCCAGACCTGCCTCCTAGACATAACTATTTTACTGGTTACCTAATGAGGGGATATGCACCCAATCGAAACAAAGACAGCAAGTGGTACATGCCACCAGACCTCTACCCTAGTGAACGCTATCCTGTCTTCTGTTCCGGGACTGGCTATGTTTTCTCTGGAGATCTGGCAGAGAAGGTGTTTAAAGCTTCTTTAAGCATCCGCCGCTTGCACTTGGAAGACGTGTATGTGGGGATCTGTCTCGCCAAGCTGAGAATCGATCCTGTGCCCCCTCCCAATGAGTTTGTGTTCAATCACTGGCGAGTTTCTTACTCAAGCTGTAAATACAGCCACCTAATTACCTCTCATCAGTTCCAGCCTAGTGAACTGATAAAATACTGGAACCATTTACAACAAAATAAGCACAACGCTTGTGCCAACGCAGCAAAAGAAAAGGCAGGCAGGTATCGCCACCGTAAACTACATTAG